A stretch of DNA from Nitrospira sp. KM1:
TCACAGGTATGGCCACACGGTTCGAAACCGCGGCCGTCAGTTCCAGATCATAGCCCGATTGCCTACCGTCTTGATCCATGCTCGTCAGTAGGACCTCCCCAGCGCCGTAACTCTCCATTTGCCGAGCCCATCCCAGCACCTCGAGACCCGTGGCCTTTCTTCCTCCGTGAGTAAACACTTCCCAATGACCGTCGCCGACCTTTTTGGCATCGATGGCGACTGTGATGCACTGCGTACCGAAACGCCGAGCGGCCTCTTTGACAAAGTCGGGACGCTGCACAGCAGCCGTATTGATGCTGACCTTGTCTGCCCCGGCGTTCAACAAGGCGCGAATATCATCCAACGAGCGAACGCCTCCCCCGACTGTCACGGGCATGAACACTCTGGCGGCCGTGCGTTCGACAACATCGATGATGGTATTCCGGTCTTCGTGAGACGCAGTAATGTCGAGGAAGCAAAGCTCGTCCGCCCCTTCACCGTCGTAGATGGCGGCCACTTCGACGGGATCACCCGCATCACGGAGATTGATGAAACTGACTCCTTTCACCACGCGCCCGTCCTTCACGTCGAGACATGGGATGATTCGTTTCGTCAACATAGTTCCTGAAACAGGCGCGCCGC
This window harbors:
- the hisF gene encoding imidazole glycerol phosphate synthase subunit HisF, translating into MLTKRIIPCLDVKDGRVVKGVSFINLRDAGDPVEVAAIYDGEGADELCFLDITASHEDRNTIIDVVERTAARVFMPVTVGGGVRSLDDIRALLNAGADKVSINTAAVQRPDFVKEAARRFGTQCITVAIDAKKVGDGHWEVFTHGGRKATGLEVLGWARQMESYGAGEVLLTSMDQDGRQSGYDLELTAAVSNRVAIPVIASGGVGTLEHLYDGFVKGNADAVLAASIFHFRTFTIREVKNFLHERGVAVRLESELEKTA